The Treponema phagedenis DNA segment CCGAAGGCGAAGAGCGAAAAAAAATCAATGCCGCCTTTAAGCAGCTTTTTGACGTTGTAAAACAAACAGGCGCGATCCGGAAAGCGATAGCGGTTGAACAAAAGAACACAGTTAAAAAAAACATAAAGGAAAAGATACGATATATTTTAACGGTAAAAGTTCCTGTCAGCAAAATGAAAAAATCATTTGAAGAAGGCGAACACCCTCGAGGCGAGAACGGAAAGTTCACGGATAAGGGGGATAAACAATCTATTAGCAAAATAAAAAAAGAATGTCAAGCAACACTAATGTCTTGGGCTACCGCTAAAATTTTTAATGAGGCAAAAGGTCTACCACGTGAAGAAATCTTTAAAAAATATGGCACTACGCCTGAGCCGGTGGGAATTCTTCCGGAAGAAACGCTAGAGGTTTTCGCTCCAATAAAAGACAACACTGTCTATTGCAGTAAAGGATATTTTATCGATCACATGGTAAACCATCATACGGAGTTGGAACTTGAGGATTATAAGCACGTTCAAGAAATATTAGATAATCCTGAAAACATGTATTTAGACACTCAAACTGAGTCTATTGTGTTTGAAAAAGGATACAGAAATCGAAAGGAATTTGTAGTGTTAAAAAAAGATGAAAACGATAAAATAGTTTTATATAAGACTTTTTATTACGGTAAAAAAACGCCTAAGAAATTCCAAAAAATAAGCCCTGTAACGAAATTATCTCCATTACAGGGCGAAAAATCATCTGTGGACGGGCTCCCCACAATCAGCCGTTTGGATAAGTCCAAACCCGGCAGCCCCCGACTTTCTGCTCGTGATGATACCTTATTATCGTCTAATACTGCTGAAAAGTCAAGCATGCAAAAAGCGATGGAAAAAGCCTTTATAAAAGTATTTGCAAAAAAGGTAGCGGAAAATATCTATAAATCGCTTACGTATTCAGGATACCCGTTACAGGGCAGAACAAAAATACACGGCATGGATATTTCAATCGAAAATAAAAAAGGCAGCGTGCGAAGCGGCGTTGATAAAGACGGGCACGAATGGGCTATTAAGATGGCGTATGATTATGGTTACATTCGCGGCACTGTCGGCAAAGATAAAGACCATGTAGACGCTTACATCGGGAACAATCCCGAAAGCGAACAAGTATTTATTGTGCACCAAAACGACCCGACAACCGGTACGTATGATGAAGACAAGGTTATGCTTGGGTTCAATTCCGCAGCGGAAGCAAAAGCCGCCTACTTGCGCCAATACGATAGACCTGGTTTTTTCGGCAGCATGGATGAAATGAGTATTGAGGAGTTTAAGGAAAAAGCATTTGATAAGAAAAACAAGGGAAAGATGATTGCGTAATGTGGCGATGATTTGTCAAAGATAAGGTGTCATCAGCTAATGTAGTATTCTCATTTTTTTGAGGCAATTTTTTTTGTGATATACTGCAAAAAAGGAGGTGAGAAAATTGAAGGAGGCAATATTAAGAGTAGCGGAATGTGGGAGTGGCTATAAATTTCAAGGCTCAAGATTTATTCACTTAAGCCCCGATTCCGGAGAAGAATTCAGAGATGAATTTTTAATACCGTTTCTTAAAAAAAATAAAACCGCGTGCCGGTTGTGTGTTGACTTTGCCGGCACTGTTGTGTTTACTCCGGGATTTTTGGAAGAAAGTTTTGGCGGAGCAATTCGGCGCGGGTTTCAAAAAGAGGTACAGAAAATTCAATTTAAAAATATTCCGCCTGAAATAAAAAAAGAACTTTTACGGTGGATAAGAAAAACAAGGGAAAGATGATTGCGTAGAGGCAAACTCATTACTTGACGTACAAGGAAAAATAGTATATATTGATAAAAGCTGCTTTTATTGGCAGCATTTTAATAAACCTGTATAGTACGGCCTCCCACTTATCCGGGATAGGTCGGAGTTACGGGTTTTTTTTTACCTATGGAAAAAAACAGCTATTTTAGTTGATGGTGGCTTTTATCGAAAGCAAGCCTTACATCATTTTGGAAAAAAATCGGCACATGAGCGTGTAGATGAGCTTATAAAATATTGCCGTATGCACCTTAAAGAGCGTTCTCAATTTGATATTATAAGTGATAGCGATGGAAAACAAAAACGGATATATGAATGGAATAGTTTATATCGAATATTTTATTATGATTGCCCTCCAATCAGTAAAGCATTATATCACCCAGTTTTAGAAAAGAGTATTGATTTTTCAAAGACTGAAACCTATACATGGATGAAGGAATTTATCGAAAACTTAATACATCAACGAAAAGTTGCCTTACGAATGGGCGTATTAGCTGATAATACCGCCTATTATGGCTTAAAAAATGAAATAGCAAAGAAACTTTTCTCCGGTCGTTTGCAAGTTACCGATATAACCGAAACCGATTTTGATTTAGTTTTACGGCAAAAAGGCGTTGATATGAAGATAGGGATAGATATAGCCACACTTGCCTATAAAAAACTGGCTGATCAAATTGTTCTTATAACAGGTGATAGTGATTTTGTCTCTGCTGCAAAACTTGCACGGCGGGAAGGTATCGATTTTATAGTTGATCCAATGGGGCATAAAATTTTACCTGATTTAATGGAACATATTGACGGCTTACGATCATATTATAGGCATAAGCAGCTCAAAGGCTCATTTGGACAGAAAGAACAAGATGTTACATTATTTCCTTATTAACTTAACTGACTGTTGAAGAAATGTTTTCAATAATGAAAGAAATTGCGGAAACTGCGCTTCGATATTACATTTATTGAATTCCCCTCTTGATTATTTTTAAAAAAAATATATAATAGGTATAACAGATTAAACATAAAAATCTGTAATTGATATTTTACATTTTTAGCTGCTTGCCGTTGTATGGCTCTTTTACGGGCGCGGCGGAATAACGGGCAGGAGAAAGCGGCACTTTTAAAAGAAGGCTGTGAATTTATTTACAAGGTCTGAAAATGAGCAAGGACTCTCATTTTTTACGACTGACGGGCGAGGTACGCTCTTGTAAGTGAGTTCACAGCCTTTTTTTTTGCTTTTTTTTTAAAAAAGCTAAGGGCAGTTTTTGGAAGTTTTAAACTCCTTGCACTCTGTTTCGGCGAGGCGAGGGTTTAAGCTTCCGTTATCAAAGCATGAGGAGGGGAACAAGAGAAAACGATGGACGAAAAAGAGAAGCGTATTTATCTACAGATGGAATTAAAAAAAGGCTCTTTTTCAAAAGATGAATCGGGGGATTTTATTTTTGATGTTGAGGCAAGTAATGAAAACTTAGACCTTGAACAGCAAAAAGTTTTACAACAAGCCCTTCTTGATTCAAAAGACTACTTTTTAAAAAACGGGGTTATCAGCAAAGACCATTTGCACCAGTCAAGAATTCTTGAGGGCGGAAATGCAAAAATGGTTTTTGATGAAGACTACGTTATCGGAGAGCCATTGAGCGTGTACACAGACGGCAGCTCTACTCGTGTTCGCGGCAAGCTCTACAAAAACAATAAATACGCAAAGAAGTTTATCGAGCTATTGGAAAACGGCTCAACACGAGTTAAGGCAAGTGTCGGCGGCATTTCTCCAATTGTAGAAAGAATCCAAGAAGGCGGGACGGATTTAGGGCGCATTGTTTCGGTGTTATGGAATGACTTGGCTCTGACGATTGCTCCGGTTAATCCGACTGTCGCTCCTGCATATGTAGTTAAGTCTTTAAGCAGCTTAGAATTTGTGAAGGCACTGTCAGCGGGCTACGGCACCGATTCGGAAGCCTTTACCGGCGGGAGGACTTTAATTCCCGAAGATATCGAAGGAAATAAGAGAGGGAAAAACGAAGATGGAAAAAACATTTTAACTGCATTAGTTGAAAAAGTGGTTGATGGGACTATTACGGATGAAAGGGAGGCAAGAGCCTATTTATCCGGATTAGGCATTGAAGAGGATACAGCTGAAAAATATATCCAAGCTGTACTGCAAAATCAAGAAAATATTTTGGAGGATTTTTTAATGAGTAAAGGAAATTACTGGGATGATGTTATGACCAAAATGCAAAAAGCATTTGGTAAGTCAAAAGGGAAAGAGGATGACGAAAAAAAAGAAGACGAAAAGCCTGAATTAGATGATAAGGACCTTATCGATGATGATGAGGAACTTGAGGGTGTTAGCGATGACGATGACGATGACAAAGATAGCGAAGAGTTTGTTACAAAAAGCCTTGATGCAACAGTAGCCTTAGGCGAAATAACAAAGAATATTGCAGAACTTAAAGAACAACTCGCTACGCTTACTAAGTCTTTTCAGCATAGCCGCGAAAAACAAGAAGTCATGGGAGAAGGTTTAACCGCTGCAATGAAGCGGGTTGAACAACTTTCAAATGAGCCCTTGCCGCGCAGTGCTGTTATTTCAACACGCGGACAACAGCCGATGGCAAAAGGCGGTGCTGCTGCAATGGTGCGGCATGGGCAATTTACACAAGCCGACAAGGAGACCGCAATGGAGGTGCTTTCAAAAGCAATCGAAAACGGCGAGATAACTTTACACGAATTCGGAAAAATTGAAGCACAAATCAATAAGTCCCTGCAGAATCCCGCATTCCAGCTTGACCAAAAGTATGTGCGGTTTTTGCAGGAAAAGTTAACAAAATAAGGATGAGGAGGAAAAAAGATTATGGGTTTTTTTACAACAGTAGAAACAGCTTCTGTGAGTGAGGCAGAACTTTTAAAATCATTGCAAGCCGGTTACCAAACCGACTCTGCACAGATGGTAGGCGGACGAACTTTAATACCTGAGGATATTGAAGGAACAATGGTTAATGCTATGCGCGAGCAAAAGGAAGATTGTAAGTTTGTAAATAGTGTTAAGAAAAAATCAGTGAACTCGACTATTCATGAGTATAATCGCCGCACCGGTGTAGGTAATTATAAGTACCTGACAACGGAAGAAGGCGGAGGCTCTGAAACAAGTGATCAAGAGCTTGAGCGAAAAACTGTAAAGATTAAATATCTGCAAGACCGCAGAGCTGTTACCGACCAAATGGCATTAGTTGACGGTTTTGAAGATGCGTACACAAGTGAAAAGATAGCAGGTACTCTTAATGTTTTAAAAGCTGCTGAATACTTTTGTTTTCATGGTGATGAAACTGTCGTGCCTACACAGTTTGACGGTGTTTTGCGTCAGATTGAAAAGTCGAAAAATGCAAACATTTACGATGTCCGCGGCAAGAGCATTGCAACGGTGGGCGAAAGAATAATTACCGATCCTGTAGGAATGATTTTTGAAGCGGGCGGAGATGCCAATAAACTTTTCTTTCCGCCAATTTTGGCGCAAGATATTCAAGACCTTATAAGGGACCGAATCCGCTTTGGTACTTCAGGAAGCGGTGCAATGAACCTTGTCGTTGACCAGTACCCGACGCCGTACGGTTCCACTATATATTTTGGGCAGGAAGCCGGTGCAGATAAGTTTTTCCATGTAAAAGGCTTAGTTACTGCTGACGGTTCGCCTCTGAAACGCCCGAAAGCTCCTACTGAAGTAACGACAACAAGTGCAGCCGATGGAAAATCAAAGTTTGCGGCAGCCGATGCCGGAAATTATAAATACACCGTTCACTCAGTCAATAAATACGGAATATCGGACGGCAAGGAAATAGACGCTTCTGTTGCGGTAAGTGCAGGACATAAGGTTACTCTTAAAATAAAAGCAAGTGCCGAAAACACAGAATCAGGCTATGTTATTTGCCGCTCTGCAAAAGACGGGGATGTAGTAATGGAGATGGTGAGAATAGGAAAAGATGAAAGCGGAACAACCGAGTTCAATGACTTCAACATCGAATTGCCGGGTACTGCTCAAATGGTTTTCTTAACTGAGAAAAAAATTCAGGAAGTAATTAACTGGGATCAGTTCTGTCCATTGCGTTCACGTCCATTGTACGAAAGTAACAGAGCCGAGATACCTTTCCTCATTCAGCTTTTTGCAGCTTTGGATGTTAAGGCTCCCGAGTGGTGCGCTATTGCAAAAAATATCGCATACAGAGGCGGCTTATATTACTAGGTAAAAGCAAAAAGAGCTAGGAGTGCTTAAGTCGTGAAATCTTAAGCACTTTGAAGCTCTTTTAAAAAAAACAGGGGTTTATTATGTCAAAAAAAGAAACTGAAAATAAAAAACTTGATGCAGCACAAAACAATCAAGAAACCGAAGGAGGAAATAAATTAACCGAAAACACTTCCGGTGAAAATCAAAATCCTTCAAACGAAAATACGAGTGTTCAAAATGAGGAGGCTCTGAAAACCGAAACGCAAAATAACAAAGATGCTGCGGGCGGAGAAACTCAGAAAGAGAACACAGACGTAAAAGAGGAAAATAAAAAACCTCAAAAGTCAACCGGCAGTAAAAGACGTATTAAAAATGAACAACTCAAAAAGAAAAAAATCATTGTCTTTGACGGTTCTACAGTTTCGTTCGATGAAAAAGGAATAGCGGAGCTTGAAGAGAAATACGCTGAATATCTTTTGACTATTCCTACTTACTCTGAAGTATAAGCTAAGGAGTGTATAAATGCTTGAAGTGGTTAGTGCTAAAAATTATTGCATTATCAAAATGCCAAACTCTACACAGGAATACAGGCTTGAAAGGAAAGCAGGTATTGACGGCGAGTGGGAAACGCTGACCGCTTCAGGCTTTATAAAAACAACAACGGAGCCTCCCGTTCCGGTTAAAGATGTTTACTTAGATAAAAATGTCAAGGACGGCGTCTACGGGTATCGGGTGCAGGATGTAACAAACGCCGCAGCGGATTGGGAGTATTCAGTTTGGGTAAAGTGCGGCGCGGGAAAACCTGTCGGCTATACATTCGGCAATTATAAAGCACCTGAAGGACAGTGGGGCGAAATTGTTACGCCGGATGATTTACATTACACCTATCTTTGGGGTGTTGATTTTAGGGCAAGTAACGGAATGCCTTATACTGATGAACAGGTGCGCTTTCATATCAACTCTTCGCTGCGTGAAATGGAGCGAAGGCTCAATATTACAATTGAAAAAAAACGCATCGCTTGTGAGCCGCAACGGCGGGGATTAAAAAAAGGCGTTGACTATGACGAAGAAGAATCGTTTTATAGTTTTCATCAATCCCGCATTCAGCGGCAGGGATTTATTCCTACGCGGAAAAGACCTGTTATAAAAGTTTCAAAGCTTGATTTATTGAGCCGCACCGAAAAGGTGCGAAGTCTTATGGATTGTTACACGCTTGATAAAACAAAGGGCTTAATCAAATTTTTTAATCGTCCTTTTAGAATGAGCGACACACGAAAAGCAATACACACTTCTATTTCTCCTTATGGAGCTGCGACATGGGAGAGCAATCTTTTTTACAGTATTGATTATGTTGCAGGTTATGAAAGCTCTGACGATGTGCCGGCGGATTTGCGGGCAGTAATCGCAAAGCTCTGCGCTGTTGAGTTATTGAATATCATTGGAGACGGACTTATCTCGGGCTTTTCATCTTCAAGCCTTTCTATGGATGGAGTAAGTGAAAGCTTTAGCTCCACTCAATCTGCAACCAGTGCGTACTATGGCGCACGCATTAAGGTGTATGAAGATGAATTAAAAAATTATATCGAAGAAAACAAAATGAAGTTCGGGCATGTGGTGATGGGAGCGTTATGAGAACAGTTTTACTATTGAGAAAATCAGCTGAAAGTGAAAAGTTTATTTTTAACGCAATAAAGAAAAAAATACTTGACTATTTAGCAAGCTTAGAAAAAAAAGAAAAAGCGGCAATTGAAAAAGCTTTTTCAAAAATGCTTATGCTTGCAAAAGGTGGCAAGGGTTTGCCTGTCGGCACGGTACGAGATTGGAAGGGAAAAAAGTTTATTAAAACTGCACCCGGAAAATGGAAGCCGAAATATGAAAGCCATT contains these protein-coding regions:
- a CDS encoding STAS-like domain-containing protein; translated protein: MRKLKEAILRVAECGSGYKFQGSRFIHLSPDSGEEFRDEFLIPFLKKNKTACRLCVDFAGTVVFTPGFLEESFGGAIRRGFQKEVQKIQFKNIPPEIKKELLRWIRKTRER
- a CDS encoding NYN domain-containing protein, encoding MHLKERSQFDIISDSDGKQKRIYEWNSLYRIFYYDCPPISKALYHPVLEKSIDFSKTETYTWMKEFIENLIHQRKVALRMGVLADNTAYYGLKNEIAKKLFSGRLQVTDITETDFDLVLRQKGVDMKIGIDIATLAYKKLADQIVLITGDSDFVSAAKLARREGIDFIVDPMGHKILPDLMEHIDGLRSYYRHKQLKGSFGQKEQDVTLFPY
- a CDS encoding SU10 major capsid protein, with the translated sequence MGFFTTVETASVSEAELLKSLQAGYQTDSAQMVGGRTLIPEDIEGTMVNAMREQKEDCKFVNSVKKKSVNSTIHEYNRRTGVGNYKYLTTEEGGGSETSDQELERKTVKIKYLQDRRAVTDQMALVDGFEDAYTSEKIAGTLNVLKAAEYFCFHGDETVVPTQFDGVLRQIEKSKNANIYDVRGKSIATVGERIITDPVGMIFEAGGDANKLFFPPILAQDIQDLIRDRIRFGTSGSGAMNLVVDQYPTPYGSTIYFGQEAGADKFFHVKGLVTADGSPLKRPKAPTEVTTTSAADGKSKFAAADAGNYKYTVHSVNKYGISDGKEIDASVAVSAGHKVTLKIKASAENTESGYVICRSAKDGDVVMEMVRIGKDESGTTEFNDFNIELPGTAQMVFLTEKKIQEVINWDQFCPLRSRPLYESNRAEIPFLIQLFAALDVKAPEWCAIAKNIAYRGGLYY